The following proteins are co-located in the Sphingomonas panacis genome:
- a CDS encoding SDR family NAD(P)-dependent oxidoreductase has protein sequence MTTISLVTGGSRGLGRNTAISIARHGGDVILTYRSGKEGADAVVAEIEALGRKAVALQLDTGEISTFPTFVEGVRAALAGTFGRDTIDHLVNNAGHGEMADFAATTESQFDTLFNVHVKGVFFVTQALLPVLADGGRIINFSSGLTRISFPGFSAYSAAKGAVEILTVYMAKELGARGITANTVAPGAIETDFFGGAVRDIPDYNTAFAGMTALGRVGLPDDIGPMVASLLGPDNRWVNGQRIEVSGGQTI, from the coding sequence ATGACCACAATCTCTCTCGTTACCGGCGGCAGCCGCGGCCTCGGCCGCAACACCGCGATCAGCATCGCTCGCCATGGCGGCGACGTGATCCTGACCTATCGCAGCGGCAAGGAAGGCGCCGATGCCGTCGTTGCCGAGATCGAGGCGCTGGGCCGCAAGGCGGTGGCGTTGCAGCTCGACACCGGAGAAATATCGACCTTCCCGACGTTCGTGGAAGGCGTCCGCGCTGCGTTGGCCGGCACCTTCGGCCGCGATACGATCGACCACCTCGTCAACAACGCGGGGCACGGCGAAATGGCGGACTTTGCCGCCACCACCGAGTCGCAGTTCGACACACTGTTCAACGTCCATGTGAAAGGCGTGTTCTTTGTGACGCAGGCGCTGCTGCCGGTTCTCGCCGATGGCGGGCGCATCATCAACTTCTCGTCCGGCCTGACCCGCATATCGTTCCCCGGCTTCTCAGCCTATTCGGCGGCGAAGGGCGCGGTCGAAATCCTCACCGTCTACATGGCGAAGGAGCTCGGCGCGCGGGGCATCACCGCCAATACGGTCGCCCCCGGCGCGATCGAGACCGACTTTTTCGGCGGCGCGGTGCGCGACATCCCCGACTACAACACGGCGTTCGCCGGCATGACCGCGCTTGGCCGTGTCGGCCTGCCCGACGATATCGGGCCGATGGTGGCGAGCCTGCTCGGCCCCGACAATCGCTGGGTCAACGGCCAGCGCATCGAGGTGTCGGGCGGCCAGACCATCTGA
- a CDS encoding DUF808 domain-containing protein: MPSGLVALLDDVAAITKLAAASLDDVAAATGKAGSKAMGVILDDAAVTPRYVTGFTPDRELPIIGRIALGSIRNKLLILLPAALLMSAFAPWLITPLLMLGGCYLCFEGAEKVFEAIFGHHGEEDVAAAPTDAATVEKTTVSGAIRTDLILSAEIMAIALADVATSSIVTQAIVLALVSLAITAGVYGAVGLIVKMDDVGLHLAKRDAAATQAIGRTLVTGMPIVMRVLAIVGTAAMVWVGGGIIVHGLEGFGITGPAHIAHAFSAAGARVPAIGDVTSWIANAVFSGIVGLAVGGVIVAGIHLIAKLRGGGGPVSP, from the coding sequence ATGCCGTCAGGACTGGTAGCGCTGCTCGACGACGTCGCCGCGATCACCAAGCTTGCCGCGGCTTCGCTGGACGATGTCGCGGCGGCGACCGGCAAGGCGGGCAGCAAGGCGATGGGCGTGATCCTCGACGATGCCGCGGTCACGCCGCGCTATGTCACCGGCTTCACGCCCGACCGCGAACTGCCGATCATCGGCCGGATCGCGCTGGGCTCGATCCGCAATAAGCTGCTCATCCTGCTGCCCGCCGCGCTGCTGATGAGCGCATTCGCGCCGTGGCTCATCACGCCGCTGCTGATGCTGGGCGGCTGCTACCTGTGTTTCGAAGGTGCGGAGAAGGTGTTCGAGGCGATCTTCGGTCACCACGGCGAGGAAGATGTCGCGGCGGCGCCGACCGATGCCGCGACGGTTGAGAAGACCACGGTGTCGGGCGCGATCCGCACCGACCTGATCCTGTCGGCGGAGATCATGGCGATCGCTCTGGCCGATGTGGCGACCTCGTCGATCGTGACTCAGGCGATCGTGCTCGCGCTGGTCAGCCTCGCGATCACCGCTGGCGTGTACGGGGCGGTCGGGCTGATCGTGAAGATGGACGACGTCGGATTGCACCTGGCCAAGCGCGACGCCGCAGCGACACAGGCCATCGGCCGCACGCTGGTGACAGGTATGCCGATCGTGATGCGCGTGCTGGCGATCGTCGGGACCGCAGCGATGGTGTGGGTCGGCGGCGGCATCATCGTTCACGGTCTGGAGGGGTTCGGGATCACCGGCCCCGCTCATATCGCGCACGCTTTCAGCGCCGCCGGTGCCCGTGTTCCCGCGATCGGCGACGTTACGTCGTGGATCGCGAACGCGGTGTTCTCCGGCATCGTCGGGCTGGCGGTCGGCGGGGTGATCGTCGCCGGCATCCACCTCATCGCCAAGCTGCGCGGCGGCGGCGGTCCCGTTTCGCCGTGA
- a CDS encoding SDR family NAD(P)-dependent oxidoreductase produces the protein MSDILLIGASRGLGLAMASEFVNRGWNVTGTVRGDARTALHELADKQPGWITIECLDITAPDQIESLRKRLTDRFDVLFVNAGIADTDPNVPAGQGVHRRLQSCHGHERA, from the coding sequence ATGTCTGATATTCTGCTGATCGGCGCATCGCGGGGGCTAGGTCTCGCGATGGCCTCCGAATTCGTGAACAGGGGCTGGAACGTCACTGGAACAGTGCGAGGCGATGCCAGAACCGCGTTGCACGAATTGGCGGACAAGCAGCCGGGCTGGATAACGATCGAGTGCCTGGACATCACAGCGCCGGATCAGATCGAGTCCCTGCGAAAACGTCTCACCGACCGCTTCGATGTCCTGTTCGTCAATGCTGGAATTGCGGACACGGACCCGAACGTCCCTGCCGGACAGGGTGTCCACCGACGTCTTCAATCGTGTCATGGTCACGAACGCGCTTAG
- a CDS encoding SDR family oxidoreductase yields the protein MSTDVFNRVMVTNALSPMHVIEGLQGLVAADGLIGVMSSGQGSLGNNIRGGNDVYRASKAALNQLMRCHAARHADDARAFVLMAPGWIRTALGGSNAPFSVEEAVPKVVEVLLAQRGRPGLQFLDREGQPVPW from the coding sequence GTGTCCACCGACGTCTTCAATCGTGTCATGGTCACGAACGCGCTTAGTCCGATGCATGTCATCGAAGGCCTGCAGGGGCTCGTGGCCGCGGACGGGCTTATCGGTGTCATGTCGTCAGGGCAGGGGAGCCTCGGCAACAACATAAGAGGCGGAAACGACGTCTATCGTGCCAGCAAGGCGGCCTTGAACCAGCTCATGCGGTGCCATGCCGCGCGTCATGCCGACGATGCGCGCGCCTTCGTGCTGATGGCGCCGGGTTGGATCCGCACCGCCCTGGGCGGTTCTAACGCACCTTTCAGTGTCGAAGAGGCCGTGCCGAAGGTCGTCGAGGTCCTTCTCGCCCAAAGGGGCAGGCCCGGCCTGCAATTTCTCGACCGCGAGGGGCAACCCGTCCCGTGGTGA
- a CDS encoding tautomerase family protein — protein sequence MPKLIIHAPAGTFDAADRQRVAGALMALGLDCEALPSSPMVCSTVWTYFADYAADAVFMGDKPARLPVVTLQIYVLAGGLDTAGKRKLIEGATAILDRRPGGTSVAPVYVVIHEVAEENWGIFGEQADLAALRASAPDAPAI from the coding sequence ATGCCGAAGCTTATCATCCACGCGCCAGCCGGCACGTTCGACGCCGCCGATCGGCAGCGGGTCGCCGGTGCCTTGATGGCGCTGGGCCTCGATTGCGAGGCGCTGCCGTCCTCGCCGATGGTGTGCAGCACCGTATGGACCTACTTCGCCGACTATGCGGCCGATGCCGTGTTCATGGGCGACAAACCTGCCCGGCTGCCCGTCGTAACGCTCCAGATATATGTCCTGGCCGGTGGCCTCGACACTGCCGGCAAGCGCAAGCTCATCGAAGGTGCAACCGCCATCCTGGATCGACGCCCAGGCGGAACGTCGGTCGCGCCGGTGTATGTCGTCATCCACGAGGTTGCGGAAGAGAATTGGGGCATCTTCGGTGAGCAGGCCGATCTGGCCGCGCTGCGCGCAAGCGCGCCGGACGCCCCGGCGATTTGA
- a CDS encoding AraC family transcriptional regulator — protein MTDQLLDHARRYADVHADRSGVAATPVEGLVILRETAPTLLQYAVSKPLVALVLQGGKRVTMGSRTFDFGAGDSLLITTDVPTVSQITTASRALPYYSLVLELDATIIASLVSQIGAAPFEADQPVRVDPTEAEVADAALRLLRLLDRPDALAVLGPQLSRELHYWLLSGRHGGAIRALGVTDSHAQRVARAVAVLRKRYAEPIKVEALAEAAGMSLSAFHMHFRSITSLSPLQFQKQLRLIEARRRMLAQGETISDAAYGVGYESVPQFTREYGRMFGQPPARDVRQARAQVNAAA, from the coding sequence ATGACGGATCAGCTTCTCGACCATGCCCGGCGCTATGCCGATGTCCATGCAGATCGGTCCGGGGTTGCGGCGACTCCGGTCGAGGGGTTGGTGATCCTGCGTGAGACGGCACCGACCTTGCTGCAATACGCCGTGTCCAAGCCGCTGGTTGCGCTGGTGTTGCAAGGCGGCAAGCGCGTGACGATGGGCAGCCGCACCTTCGACTTCGGCGCGGGTGACTCCCTCCTTATCACCACCGACGTGCCTACGGTGAGCCAGATCACGACCGCCAGTCGGGCCTTGCCTTATTATTCACTCGTTCTCGAGCTTGACGCCACCATCATCGCCAGTCTGGTGAGCCAGATCGGCGCGGCGCCGTTTGAGGCGGATCAGCCGGTGCGGGTCGATCCGACCGAGGCGGAGGTTGCCGATGCCGCCCTACGTCTGCTCCGTCTGCTCGACCGTCCCGACGCGCTCGCAGTGCTGGGGCCGCAGCTTAGCCGGGAGCTGCACTATTGGCTGCTCAGCGGGCGGCATGGAGGCGCGATCCGTGCGCTGGGCGTCACAGACAGCCACGCGCAGCGCGTTGCGCGCGCCGTCGCCGTACTTCGCAAGCGCTATGCCGAACCCATCAAGGTCGAGGCTCTGGCCGAAGCGGCGGGGATGAGTCTGTCCGCCTTCCACATGCATTTCCGCAGCATCACGTCGCTGTCGCCGCTGCAATTCCAGAAGCAGCTCCGGCTGATCGAGGCCCGGCGTCGGATGCTCGCGCAAGGTGAGACGATCAGCGACGCCGCCTACGGCGTGGGGTATGAGAGCGTGCCGCAGTTCACGCGGGAATATGGCCGCATGTTCGGGCAGCCTCCCGCCCGCGATGTTCGACAGGCGCGGGCGCAGGTCAACGCTGCCGCATAG
- a CDS encoding winged helix-turn-helix transcriptional regulator: MIEADGIAGGTGVAAFRRSSLGAAIAASQSITRKSRKRVQATLTGSYFLDFTCWRDVALRIVAGKWKPLLVYFLLSGPKRYSELRRTARGVSDKMLIQHLKELDKDGEVLRTDPKAIPSRIDDALTPLGRSLT, from the coding sequence GTGATCGAGGCGGACGGTATCGCCGGGGGAACCGGGGTAGCGGCCTTTCGGCGCTCGTCCCTTGGGGCGGCGATAGCGGCCAGCCAGTCCATTACCCGAAAGAGCCGGAAGCGCGTTCAAGCCACCCTGACCGGGAGTTACTTTTTGGATTTCACCTGCTGGCGGGACGTTGCGCTCCGGATCGTTGCCGGGAAGTGGAAGCCACTGCTCGTCTATTTCCTGCTTTCCGGCCCCAAGCGGTACAGTGAGTTGCGGCGTACCGCGCGCGGCGTCAGCGACAAAATGCTCATTCAGCATCTGAAAGAGCTCGATAAGGATGGGGAGGTCTTGCGCACGGATCCCAAGGCGATTCCGTCTCGCATCGACGACGCGCTGACGCCGCTAGGTCGCAGCCTGACGTAG
- a CDS encoding Na+/H+ antiporter — protein sequence MESISIVLILLLAVVVSGAISRMLPVALPTPLVQIALGFVVGLAGHWRVTLDPELFMLLFLPPLLFLDGWRIPKDALFKDLSTVVELALGLVLLTVVGMGFLIHWMIPAMPLAVAFALAAVISPTDPIAVSAIAARVPIPKRMMHILEGESLLNDASGLVCLRFAIAAALTGTFSATGAALSFVWMAGAGILVGVALTLVVTRAKAWVSRRFGEETGSQILISVLIPFGAYLIAEHVHASGILAAVAAGVTMSFAEISRQALAVTRMRRNSVWDTIQFAANGIIFVLLGEQLPEILSGLDQTVEMTGHTSPWWLALYVVAIMAGLAALRFTWVWVSLRITLLRRAPSGKTGTRPPWRLVAAMSFAGVRGAITLAGVLTLPLTMGDGTPFPGRELAVFLATGVILTSLVMASLGLPLLLRGLTMPPEPSQQAEEDMARVAAAEAAIRAVERVQHALAEGRDDADVYAAVGARIMDGYRERIESRAADGDLRNEARASERIERDLRLAAVQAERDQIARIARDRGIGSELANKLMRELDLLEVRYK from the coding sequence TTGGAATCCATATCTATCGTGTTGATCTTGCTGCTGGCGGTCGTCGTCAGCGGTGCCATATCGCGGATGCTGCCGGTCGCGTTGCCAACGCCGCTGGTGCAGATCGCGCTGGGGTTCGTCGTGGGCCTCGCCGGGCATTGGCGCGTTACGCTCGACCCCGAACTGTTCATGCTGCTGTTCCTGCCGCCGCTCCTGTTTCTGGATGGTTGGCGCATCCCCAAGGATGCGCTGTTCAAGGATCTGTCGACCGTCGTCGAACTGGCGCTTGGACTTGTCCTGCTGACTGTCGTGGGCATGGGCTTCCTGATCCACTGGATGATCCCGGCGATGCCGCTGGCGGTGGCGTTCGCGCTCGCCGCCGTCATTTCACCAACCGATCCGATCGCGGTGTCGGCGATTGCCGCGCGGGTGCCGATCCCGAAGCGGATGATGCACATCCTTGAGGGAGAATCGCTGCTCAACGACGCATCCGGGCTGGTGTGCCTGCGCTTCGCGATCGCCGCGGCCTTGACCGGCACCTTCTCGGCGACCGGCGCGGCGCTGAGCTTCGTCTGGATGGCGGGGGCGGGGATCTTGGTCGGGGTCGCGCTGACGCTGGTGGTGACCCGTGCCAAGGCGTGGGTATCGCGACGCTTCGGCGAGGAGACCGGTTCGCAGATCCTGATCAGCGTGCTGATCCCGTTCGGCGCCTATCTCATCGCCGAACACGTCCACGCTTCGGGCATCCTGGCGGCGGTGGCAGCGGGTGTGACGATGAGCTTCGCCGAGATTTCGCGTCAGGCGCTTGCCGTCACGCGGATGCGGCGCAACTCGGTGTGGGACACGATCCAGTTCGCCGCGAACGGCATCATCTTCGTTCTGCTCGGTGAGCAACTGCCCGAGATTCTGTCCGGCCTCGACCAGACGGTCGAAATGACCGGCCATACCAGCCCGTGGTGGCTCGCCCTGTACGTCGTCGCGATCATGGCGGGTCTCGCCGCGCTGCGTTTCACCTGGGTATGGGTGTCGCTCCGCATCACGTTGCTTCGGCGCGCGCCAAGCGGCAAAACGGGGACGAGGCCGCCCTGGCGTCTGGTTGCGGCGATGTCCTTCGCGGGCGTGCGCGGTGCCATCACGCTCGCGGGCGTGCTGACGTTGCCGCTGACGATGGGCGACGGAACGCCGTTCCCGGGGCGCGAGCTTGCGGTCTTCCTCGCGACCGGGGTGATCCTGACCTCGCTGGTGATGGCGAGCCTGGGCTTGCCGCTGCTGTTGCGCGGGCTGACGATGCCGCCCGAGCCGTCGCAACAGGCCGAAGAGGACATGGCTCGCGTGGCTGCGGCCGAGGCGGCGATCAGGGCGGTCGAGCGCGTCCAGCATGCGCTGGCGGAGGGACGCGACGACGCGGACGTCTATGCCGCCGTCGGTGCGCGGATCATGGATGGCTATCGCGAACGGATCGAGAGTCGCGCCGCCGACGGTGACCTCAGGAACGAGGCGCGCGCGAGCGAACGGATCGAGCGTGATCTTCGGCTCGCGGCGGTTCAGGCCGAACGCGACCAGATCGCCCGTATCGCGCGCGACCGTGGCATCGGCAGCGAACTTGCGAACAAGCTGATGCGCGAACTGGATCTGCTCGAGGTGCGCTACAAATAG
- a CDS encoding potassium channel family protein: MRRGSTSHHRPLSLHRKSRTPAWLSLLWRMLLAFGLIGIALAVHWFWRDGLRDNVDGAISFLDVIYFTMITVTTVGYGDIIPVTNQARMFDTFVVTPIRLFVWLIFLGTAYDFLLKRVWEKWRMSTIQRHLHNHIVVAGYGTSGAEAVCELLRRGADGSDVVVIDERPAALQAAADCGATVIEGDATRNATLEAVQIGRARAVIVAAGRDDTSILIVLTARRLAPGVPISVVVRSEDNEALARQAGATTVINPASFAGLLLAGSTHGPHIADYMADLAATDGRVALHERMVTAAEVGHPLASIGTGLGMRIYRGDRMFGFWEIEAGRLEAGDLIVEVVPRGEMAMPAR, encoded by the coding sequence ATGCGCCGCGGCTCCACCTCCCATCATCGTCCGCTCAGCCTGCACCGCAAGAGCCGGACCCCGGCCTGGCTGTCGCTGCTATGGCGGATGCTGCTCGCCTTCGGGCTGATCGGCATCGCGCTGGCGGTGCACTGGTTCTGGCGCGACGGGCTGCGCGACAATGTCGATGGCGCGATCAGTTTTCTCGATGTGATCTATTTCACGATGATCACCGTGACGACGGTCGGCTATGGCGACATCATCCCCGTCACCAATCAGGCGCGGATGTTCGATACGTTCGTGGTCACCCCGATCCGGTTGTTCGTATGGCTGATTTTTCTCGGCACGGCGTATGATTTCCTTTTGAAGCGCGTCTGGGAGAAATGGCGGATGAGCACGATCCAGCGGCATTTGCACAATCACATCGTCGTCGCCGGATATGGCACCAGCGGCGCGGAAGCGGTGTGCGAGCTGCTCCGGCGCGGGGCGGACGGCAGTGATGTGGTGGTGATCGACGAGCGTCCAGCCGCGTTGCAAGCTGCCGCAGACTGCGGCGCGACGGTGATCGAGGGTGACGCGACGCGCAACGCGACACTCGAAGCGGTACAAATCGGACGTGCGCGTGCCGTGATCGTCGCGGCGGGACGCGACGACACCTCGATCCTGATCGTGCTGACCGCGCGCCGGCTGGCGCCCGGCGTGCCGATCAGCGTGGTGGTCCGCTCCGAGGACAATGAGGCGCTCGCGCGGCAAGCGGGGGCGACCACCGTGATCAACCCGGCGAGTTTCGCCGGGCTGCTGCTCGCGGGATCGACGCATGGGCCGCACATCGCCGATTATATGGCCGATCTCGCCGCGACCGACGGGCGCGTGGCGCTGCACGAACGGATGGTGACCGCCGCCGAAGTGGGGCACCCGCTCGCATCGATCGGCACCGGACTGGGAATGCGTATATACCGCGGCGACCGCATGTTCGGCTTCTGGGAGATCGAGGCGGGCCGGCTTGAGGCCGGAGACCTGATCGTCGAGGTGGTGCCGCGTGGTGAGATGGCGATGCCGGCGCGGTGA